One window of the Deltaproteobacteria bacterium genome contains the following:
- the yfcD gene encoding NUDIX hydrolase YfcD: MNPADEIVALVDGRNQVIGATTRREMRAKNLPHRSTYILVFSSQSQLYVQKRTMTKDVFPGYHDPATGGVVLSGESYEQSAVRELAEEMGIREVPLTWLFDFYFSDPCTRVWGGVFSCTYDGPLILQEEEVESVSLLTIEEVFRQATTSPFTPDGLYVIQRYTERRG, encoded by the coding sequence ATGAACCCAGCAGACGAAATTGTCGCCCTCGTCGACGGACGGAACCAGGTCATCGGTGCCACTACGCGCCGCGAGATGCGCGCCAAGAATCTTCCCCATCGCAGCACCTACATCTTAGTGTTCAGTTCGCAAAGCCAACTCTATGTCCAGAAGCGGACGATGACGAAGGATGTGTTCCCCGGCTACCATGATCCCGCCACTGGCGGCGTCGTTTTATCGGGCGAAAGTTACGAGCAAAGTGCCGTACGCGAATTGGCGGAAGAAATGGGCATTCGCGAGGTGCCGCTGACGTGGCTGTTCGACTTTTACTTCTCCGATCCATGCACCCGCGTGTGGGGCGGCGTCTTTTCGTGCACCTATGACGGCCCGCTGATCCTGCAAGAAGAAGAAGTCGAAAGCGTTTCTCTCCTCACGATCGAGGAAGTTTTCCGGCAGGCAACGACCAGCCCATTCACGCCGGACGGGTTATACGTGATTCAGCGCTACACAGAGAGGCGCGGATGA
- a CDS encoding TIGR04282 family arsenosugar biosynthesis glycosyltransferase: MTNAVIVFAKAPVVGQVKTRLCPPLALAEAADLARCFLIDSVARACALPQVQVCLAFTPAESESLFRELLPFPLRYFLQRGASLGEREMHAFADVFAAGFSGAVLIGSDIPTLPSAHLQEAFAHLAEPENDVVIGPSLDGGYYLIGARGLHPALFENIHWSTASVLEETLAQARRAGLRVAHVPTWYDVDEQADLQKLIDELTPSDNANRAPRTRAVLARLGFLSVRAST, translated from the coding sequence ATGACGAATGCAGTGATCGTCTTTGCGAAGGCTCCAGTGGTCGGTCAGGTGAAAACCCGGCTCTGTCCGCCGCTAGCGTTGGCAGAGGCTGCAGATCTCGCCCGTTGTTTTCTCATCGACTCGGTCGCGCGGGCGTGCGCGCTACCGCAAGTGCAGGTCTGCCTGGCATTTACTCCTGCCGAGAGCGAGTCGCTCTTTCGTGAATTGCTACCGTTTCCTCTCCGCTATTTCCTACAACGCGGCGCTTCGCTGGGAGAGCGAGAAATGCATGCATTTGCCGATGTGTTCGCGGCGGGGTTCTCGGGAGCGGTGCTGATCGGCAGCGATATCCCTACGTTGCCGAGCGCGCATCTCCAGGAAGCGTTCGCGCACCTGGCTGAGCCTGAGAACGATGTTGTCATCGGGCCGAGCCTGGATGGTGGGTATTATCTGATCGGCGCGCGCGGGCTGCATCCCGCATTGTTCGAGAATATCCATTGGAGCACAGCGAGTGTCTTAGAAGAGACGCTGGCCCAAGCGCGGCGGGCCGGGCTGCGGGTCGCGCATGTGCCGACGTGGTACGATGTGGATGAACAGGCAGATTTACAAAAGCTGATTGACGAACTGACCCCGTCCGACAATGCGAACCGCGCGCCACGGACACGGGCTGTGTTAGCTCGGCTCGGCTTTCTCTCCGTCCGGGCCTCTACCTAA
- a CDS encoding MBL fold metallo-hydrolase — MLHAGNITIHFLNAGFWWDDGGAQFGIVPRELWEREKPANARHRIKMSLTCPLILTGNEVILVDTGIGNRLSERERQIYDPEPADRLTNGLRALGLAPDDVTHVILSHLHFDHVGGVIDKAATGDLRLVFPKARFFMQKAEWDLALSPTDERLAAAYRHAPECLQALENVTLLEGDSSITAGVRTAVSGGHTDLHQCVIVEAGGTGLIHLADIVPTTSHIRLAWNAAYDTNPLGTIAAKKRFFAEARAKNLWVSFSHDDQVAAARLGPEGGKAPQLAETIRVG; from the coding sequence GGACGATGGCGGCGCGCAGTTCGGCATTGTCCCGCGAGAGTTGTGGGAGAGGGAAAAACCCGCCAATGCCCGTCACCGCATTAAGATGAGCCTGACCTGCCCGTTGATCCTGACTGGAAACGAAGTGATTCTCGTGGATACCGGCATCGGCAACCGGCTGAGCGAGCGCGAGCGGCAAATTTACGATCCAGAACCGGCAGACCGTTTGACGAACGGTCTGCGCGCGCTGGGGCTCGCGCCGGACGATGTCACCCATGTCATCTTGTCGCATTTACATTTCGATCACGTGGGTGGAGTCATCGACAAAGCGGCCACCGGCGACCTCCGGCTCGTGTTCCCCAAAGCACGTTTCTTCATGCAGAAAGCGGAATGGGACCTGGCACTGTCGCCTACGGATGAGCGCCTCGCAGCAGCCTATCGACACGCGCCCGAGTGTTTGCAGGCGCTGGAGAACGTGACTCTGCTCGAAGGCGACTCGTCGATTACCGCCGGAGTGCGGACAGCAGTCTCCGGAGGCCACACCGACTTGCACCAGTGTGTGATCGTCGAAGCAGGAGGCACGGGGCTGATTCATTTGGCGGACATCGTGCCGACGACCTCGCATATTCGACTCGCCTGGAATGCCGCGTACGACACCAACCCGCTGGGCACGATCGCCGCCAAGAAACGTTTCTTCGCCGAAGCACGGGCCAAGAACCTGTGGGTGTCGTTTTCCCACGACGATCAAGTCGCGGCGGCGCGGTTGGGACCCGAAGGCGGCAAAGCGCCGCAGCTCGCCGAGACGATTCGTGTCGGGTAA